The following coding sequences lie in one Apium graveolens cultivar Ventura chromosome 1, ASM990537v1, whole genome shotgun sequence genomic window:
- the LOC141717369 gene encoding cytosolic sulfotransferase 13-like, translating into MEPKSSEPYHQQVDDETIVLDNNELENLLSSLPKERSIITPYKYQYQGFWYSVPLLLGVITCQKHFQPRENDIFIVTAPKSGTTWMKAILYALINREAHPPKTPHHPLLNNAPRDLVPFLEFLSPSEYDSVCNSPDKSMRIFATHIPVSNFPESITSSLSNCRVVYMCRDIKDNFVSLFHFANKANLRPSPISLEDAFNSYCKGVSAVGPVWDQILGYWKESQEKPHKVLFMKYEEMKNEPKSQMRRLANFLGVPFSVEEENSGMVDQIISLCSFESMTKVDVNKMGNFVDGFTNSSFFRKGVVGDWRNCLTPDMASRLDEITEEKFRGSGLSL; encoded by the coding sequence ATGGAGCCAAAGTCATCAGAACCTTATCATCAGCAAGTCGATGATGAGACAATAGTTCTCGACAACAATGAATTAGAGAACTTGCTTTCATCTTTGCCAAAAGAAAGAAGTATTATTACACCCTACAAGTATCAATACCAAGGATTTTGGTATTCTGTTCCACTTTTACTGGGTGTAATTACTTGTCAAAAACATTTTCAACCTCGCGAAAATGATATATTCATTGTTACTGCCCCTAAATCTGGTACCACCTGGATGAAAGCCATCCTTTACGCATTAATCAACCGGGAAGCCCACCCTCCTAAAACTCCTCACCATCCTTTGCTCAACAATGCTCCTCGTGACCTTGTTCCTTTTCTGGAATTTCTTAGTCCCTCTGAATATGACTCTGTCTGCAACTCCCCTGACAAGAGCATGAGGATCTTTGCAACTCATATTCCAGTTTCTAACTTCCCGGAATCTATAACCAGCAGCTTATCTAACTGCAGAGTAGTTTACATGTGCAGGGACATCAAAGACAACTTTGTTTCACTCTTTCATTTTGCTAACAAGGCCAATTTGCGACCCTCTCCCATATCTCTGGAAGATGCCTTCAATTCATACTGTAAAGGAGTTAGTGCAGTCGGACCGGTCTGGGACCAAATCTTGGGATATTGGAAAGAGAGCCAGGAAAAGCCACATAAGGTGCTCTTCATGAAGTACGAAGAAATGAAGAATGAGCCAAAGTCACAGATGAGGCGTCTTGCAAATTTTCTTGGGGTACCATTCTCCGTGGAGGAAGAAAATTCGGGTATGGTTGATCAAATTATAAGTTTGTGTAGTTTCGAGAGCATGACCAAGGTAGATGTTAATAAGATGGGAAACTTCGTGGATGGTTTTACCAATAGTTCATTTTTCCGGAAAGGGGTGGTTGGAGATTGGAGAAACTGTTTAACTCCAGACATGGCTTCCAGATTGGATGAGATTACAGAAGAA